The Gordonia mangrovi genome includes the window AAGGCGAAGGCCACCGAGCTGGGGGTGACCTGGCTGGCCGAGATCGGTGCGCACGGTGTGGTGGCCGGACCGGACTCCTCACTGCAGGCGCAGCCGGCGAACGCGATCGAGAAGGCGTGTGCGCGCGCCGGGATCGCGCCGGCCGATCTCGACCTCGTCGAGATCAACGAGGCCTTCGCCGCGGTCGGACTCGCCTCGACCAAGCAACTCGGGATCGATCCGGAGATCGTCAACGTCAACGGCGGTGCCATCGCGGTCGGACATCCGATCGGTACATCCGGTGCACGGATCACGCTGCATCTGGCGCTGGAACTGCAGCGTCGTGGCGGTGGCATCGGCGCCGCCGCTCTGTGCGGGGCCGGCGGTCAGGGCGATGCCCTGATCGTGCGGGTGCCCAAGAACTGACGCGAACCGTCGTCCCGCAGGAGACTTCTACTACACCTTGTCGTAGAAGTCTCGGCGGTTCGGCACAATGGAAGCCATGTCGCAATTCTTCGATCTCACCACCCCGGCCAAACGCTTCCGGTTCGTCGCCGTGCTGGAAGCCGTCACCTGGCTGGCCCTGCTGATCGCCATGTTCTTCAAGTGGGTGCTCGGTCACGAGGAGGCGGTCGCGATCCCCGGGATGGTGCACGGGATCGTCTTTGTCGTCTTTGTCCTGGTCTCGCTCATCACGGCCGTACAGCTGCGCTGGAGCTTGACGGTCACCGCGCTGGCGCTCGTGTCCTCCATCCCGCCGTTCGGCACGCTGGTGTTCGAATGGTGGGCGCAGCGCAACGGTCATCTCGCCGAACTGTCCGCAGACCCCGCGCCGCAGCGCGTGGCGGCCTGAGCGCCCGCCGATGATCGTCGCGTTCAGCCTCAGTCCGTCGGGCGGAGACGCCGTGGACGCGGACGGCGGGATGAGCGCAGCGGTCGCCGAGGCCGTCCGCGTGGTGCGTGAGTCCGGGCTACCCCATCAGACCACCGCGATGTTCACCTATCTCGAGGGTGACTGGGATGAGGTGATGGCCGTGGTCAAGCGTGCTGCCGACGCCGTGGCAGCCCATGCACCGCGGGTGGGTCTGGTGCTCAAGGCAGACATCCGGCCCGGTCACTCCGACGAGCTCACCGGCAAGGTGGAGCGCGTCGACCGGCTGTTGGACTGACCCGACCGGCTGCTGGAATGACCCGAGTGGCGGCCTGACACCATGGCGCCATGACGCGTCCCCGAATTGCCGTGGCGACCACCGATCGCCGTGCGCGGGTGGCTGTGGTCGCGGTGTTCGCACTGAACGGCTTCCTCGCCGCGATGTGGGTGGCCCACATTCCGGTGATCGTGGCACGGACCGGTGTGTCCGCCGACCAACTCGGGGCGCTGCTGCTGTTGCTCGGCGGCAGCGCCTTTGTCGGCATGCAACTGTGCGGGCCCATCATCGACCGCTGGGGATCGCGGCCGACCACGGTGCTCGCGGCTGGGCTGCTCTCGCTGGTCATCATCGGTCCCGTCCTCGCCGACGGGCTCGTGTCGCTGGCGCTGGCGCTGGCGGCGTTCGGTTTCGCCAACGGCGCCCTCGACGTGTCGATGAACGCGCAGGCCGTGGCCGTCGAGCGGCGCTATCGGCGCCCGATCATGTCGTCGTTTCACGGATTCTTCTCGGTGGGGAGCCTGCTCGGGTCCGGGATCGTGGCGTTGACCCTCTGGCTCGATGTCGGCGTGATCGCGACGGTGGCGGCATCGGCCGTGTTCGGTCTGTTCGTGGCGCTGGCGGTCTCCCGAGATCTGTTGGTGCCCGGCGTCGACGAGGACGCCGCCACCGCTGCTCCGATCGGTGACCGGCCGAGCCGGTGGTGGCATGCCATCGATCGGCGGCGATTGCTCACCCTGGCCGCCGTGGCGTTCGCGTTGATGCTCGCCGAGGGCACGGCCTACGACTGGAGTGCGCTCCACGTCGTCGAGACGTTCGGGACACCGGAGTCTGTCGGCGCGCTGACCTTCGGTGCATTCAGCGCGGCGATGACCCTGGCCCGGTTCGGCATCGATCCGATCGCGGCCGCGGTGGGCCCGATGGTGGTGGTGCGG containing:
- a CDS encoding MFS transporter, with the protein product MTRPRIAVATTDRRARVAVVAVFALNGFLAAMWVAHIPVIVARTGVSADQLGALLLLLGGSAFVGMQLCGPIIDRWGSRPTTVLAAGLLSLVIIGPVLADGLVSLALALAAFGFANGALDVSMNAQAVAVERRYRRPIMSSFHGFFSVGSLLGSGIVALTLWLDVGVIATVAASAVFGLFVALAVSRDLLVPGVDEDAATAAPIGDRPSRWWHAIDRRRLLTLAAVAFALMLAEGTAYDWSALHVVETFGTPESVGALTFGAFSAAMTLARFGIDPIAAAVGPMVVVRAGALIGLAGMTVAVLAPAAGWAIAGWTIFGIGLAGLIPQIFTAAGNLTQEASGRAISLVVGCGYLGMLAGPAVVGFIGSRSSLGVGLVVAIAALVFAACAAGVVRPSADAADRQSRGMPH
- a CDS encoding thiamine-binding protein, which encodes MIVAFSLSPSGGDAVDADGGMSAAVAEAVRVVRESGLPHQTTAMFTYLEGDWDEVMAVVKRAADAVAAHAPRVGLVLKADIRPGHSDELTGKVERVDRLLD
- a CDS encoding DUF3817 domain-containing protein, coding for MEAMSQFFDLTTPAKRFRFVAVLEAVTWLALLIAMFFKWVLGHEEAVAIPGMVHGIVFVVFVLVSLITAVQLRWSLTVTALALVSSIPPFGTLVFEWWAQRNGHLAELSADPAPQRVAA